A region of Jonquetella anthropi DSM 22815 DNA encodes the following proteins:
- a CDS encoding Do family serine endopeptidase gives MIRGRTARTLVAALLVGLSASAILAAAPTAPAATPAAPATAPAAPAAAVINQGQESPFVAIVKQAAPAIVNIDVEAVVTRSVSGLPDDPFFKQFFGDMFREYTRQVPMKGAGSGFVVSSDGRILTNNHVIADAKKITVTFSDGTTKDAKVIGRDPTFDLAVIKVDGKNLPTLPLGDSASAEVGSWVVAIGNPLGLGVEPTVTVGVLSAKNRSIRARDFSFDGFLQTDAAINPGNSGGPLLNIHGQVIGINTAIAPMAQGIGFAIPIDMAKQVMNDIVTYGRVRRAQLGVYLQPLTPVMANAMGLKDVKGSLVASVAPDSPAASAGIRRGDVITSVDGKPVASPTDVSTRIREHIAGDTVSVTVYRDGSTKSFSVKLKPIDEPLEKDSQETVSKLGISVTKLTPELRKNLNLAPNENGLVITKVENGSVAAFAGLQPDDLILQANGRNVTTADELARAVGNQKAVVLLVLRDGMSSYVTLQM, from the coding sequence ATGATCAGAGGCAGAACAGCAAGAACTTTGGTCGCGGCACTTTTGGTGGGCCTGTCGGCCAGCGCGATTTTGGCGGCGGCTCCGACGGCTCCAGCAGCAACTCCGGCAGCTCCAGCAACAGCTCCGGCGGCTCCAGCGGCAGCAGTGATCAATCAGGGACAGGAAAGCCCGTTTGTGGCGATTGTCAAGCAAGCGGCTCCCGCTATCGTCAACATCGACGTTGAGGCAGTTGTGACTCGGTCGGTATCCGGCCTCCCGGACGATCCGTTCTTCAAGCAGTTTTTCGGCGACATGTTCAGGGAATACACCCGTCAGGTCCCCATGAAGGGCGCGGGCAGCGGTTTTGTCGTTTCGTCCGATGGGCGAATCCTCACCAACAACCACGTGATCGCCGACGCCAAGAAAATCACCGTCACGTTCTCTGACGGCACCACGAAAGACGCAAAAGTCATCGGCCGGGATCCGACGTTCGACTTGGCCGTCATCAAGGTGGACGGAAAAAACCTGCCCACCCTGCCGCTGGGCGACAGCGCCAGCGCGGAAGTCGGCAGCTGGGTCGTCGCCATCGGCAACCCTCTGGGACTGGGGGTTGAACCCACGGTGACCGTGGGCGTTCTGTCGGCGAAAAACCGCAGCATTCGAGCCAGAGATTTCAGCTTTGACGGCTTCCTGCAGACCGACGCCGCCATCAACCCGGGCAACTCGGGCGGACCGCTTCTCAACATTCACGGCCAGGTCATCGGCATCAACACAGCTATCGCGCCGATGGCGCAGGGCATCGGATTCGCCATCCCCATCGACATGGCAAAACAGGTCATGAACGATATCGTCACCTACGGGCGAGTTCGCCGCGCCCAGCTGGGCGTGTACCTCCAGCCTCTTACGCCGGTCATGGCAAACGCCATGGGCCTGAAGGACGTTAAAGGCTCCCTCGTGGCGAGCGTCGCTCCTGACTCTCCGGCCGCTTCGGCTGGCATTCGCCGCGGCGATGTCATCACGAGCGTGGACGGCAAGCCGGTGGCCAGCCCCACGGACGTGAGCACTCGGATTCGCGAGCACATCGCCGGCGACACTGTCTCCGTCACGGTTTACCGGGACGGCTCGACGAAGTCCTTCAGCGTGAAGCTCAAGCCCATCGATGAGCCGCTGGAAAAAGACAGCCAAGAGACCGTCAGCAAACTGGGAATTTCGGTTACCAAGCTGACGCCTGAGCTCCGGAAGAACCTGAACCTCGCGCCGAATGAGAACGGCTTGGTCATTACTAAAGTCGAAAACGGCTCTGTGGCCGCGTTTGCCGGACTTCAGCCTGACGATCTGATCCTGCAGGCCAACGGACGAAACGTCACCACGGCCGACGAACTGGCCCGGGCTGTCGGAAACCAGAAGGCCGTCGTCCTTCTGGTGCTCCGGGACGGCATGTCATCGTACGTCACCCTTCAGATGTAG
- the thrC gene encoding threonine synthase, giving the protein MKSDWSLFCADCGRTKPLNWLGRCECGGPLELVGPLGRVDPAGRRMVGRYGSFFPFASGDWTSLGEGGTPLVPLARLGRRLNLSALWAKNETTNPTWSFKDRGTAVCLAHAKSLGFDRIGTVSTGNMAASVAAYGAASGSETFILVKRDMPEEKLAPVAVYGARVVRVDGPYDKLYDVSLELGRRLGIYFMNSDVPFRVAGSRTIAYELAEEAPTLDWVVVPVSAGGNIRGIFEGYRQAVQMGLVQRAPRILAVQAAGCCPVTAAFESGAQAIRRFENPSTVAHAIDNPLPPSGNRALSLLRSDGGAAVAASEDEILSAQRDLCAEGLFVQPGSATAFAGLKLALARGIISAGSQAAVVLTGSGLKYQSVLEKHGLSWESCGLDELEKILR; this is encoded by the coding sequence ATGAAAAGTGATTGGTCATTGTTTTGCGCGGACTGCGGCAGAACGAAGCCGCTGAATTGGTTGGGACGGTGTGAGTGCGGCGGCCCGCTGGAACTGGTCGGCCCCCTCGGTCGGGTGGATCCGGCCGGGCGTCGAATGGTTGGACGATACGGGAGTTTTTTCCCGTTCGCGTCAGGCGACTGGACGAGTCTCGGCGAGGGCGGCACGCCGCTTGTTCCGCTGGCTCGACTGGGCAGGCGGCTGAACCTTTCCGCCCTGTGGGCGAAAAACGAGACGACCAACCCTACTTGGTCGTTTAAAGACCGCGGGACAGCCGTCTGCTTGGCTCACGCGAAGTCGCTCGGCTTCGATCGAATCGGCACGGTTTCCACCGGCAACATGGCCGCGTCGGTCGCGGCCTACGGCGCGGCGTCAGGTTCTGAGACGTTTATTTTAGTTAAACGGGATATGCCCGAAGAAAAATTGGCGCCGGTGGCGGTCTACGGCGCTCGGGTGGTTCGAGTCGACGGGCCGTACGACAAGCTGTACGACGTGAGCTTGGAGCTGGGAAGGCGGCTTGGGATTTATTTTATGAATTCTGACGTGCCGTTCCGCGTCGCCGGGTCGCGAACGATCGCGTACGAGCTGGCGGAAGAGGCTCCGACGCTTGATTGGGTGGTCGTGCCGGTCAGCGCGGGAGGAAATATCCGCGGCATTTTTGAGGGGTATCGGCAGGCCGTCCAAATGGGGTTGGTTCAAAGGGCGCCGCGAATTTTAGCCGTTCAGGCGGCAGGGTGCTGTCCCGTGACGGCAGCCTTTGAGTCCGGCGCCCAAGCGATACGCCGGTTCGAAAATCCTTCGACGGTCGCTCACGCGATAGATAATCCGCTGCCTCCCAGCGGAAACAGGGCCCTGTCCCTTCTCAGGTCCGACGGGGGAGCCGCCGTCGCGGCGAGCGAGGACGAAATATTATCCGCCCAGCGCGATTTATGCGCCGAAGGGCTGTTCGTGCAGCCAGGCAGCGCGACGGCCTTTGCTGGGCTCAAGTTGGCCCTAGCGCGGGGAATTATTTCCGCCGGGTCTCAGGCGGCGGTTGTTTTAACCGGCAGCGGGCTGAAATACCAGTCGGTTCTCGAAAAACACGGCCTGTCGTGGGAAAGCTGCGGCCTTGACGAGCTGGAAAAAATTCTGCGGTAA
- a CDS encoding DUF819 domain-containing protein, with translation MESTLIRPDDIWSLWALLVGWAAVSIYLEQKYRWAAKVSGAVIALLGALVLSNLRVIPTDSPVYDAVWEYVVLLAVPMMLFGADLRRIWRESGRTFLAFHLAAFGTGLGATLAIALMGRVMPEPLAIGSMMTGSYIGGTVNFVAMADQFHVSQNVMNAAIVADNLNMTLYFFVLFAIPTVAFFRRHFPTPYETKANELVDAAANRAAAYWGRKEISLLDIAKVVGTGFVLAAVSVKLASWVGGMASLPTVVRAIFGSKYFVVTTLTVIAVTCSPKYFAECRGSNEIGTFLIYIFLVVIGAPASIGAIIRQSPILLVFCAFVVCCNMLVTLALGKLFRFNLEELLVASNATVGGPTTAAAMAISKGWSDLVLPAMLVGVWGYVIGNWCAVFLGQLVFPSVL, from the coding sequence ATGGAAAGCACGCTGATTCGGCCCGACGACATTTGGTCGCTGTGGGCCCTCTTGGTCGGTTGGGCGGCCGTGAGCATTTACTTGGAGCAGAAATATCGCTGGGCCGCGAAGGTGTCCGGCGCGGTTATCGCGCTGTTGGGCGCGCTGGTGCTGTCAAACCTGCGGGTCATTCCCACTGACAGCCCGGTGTACGACGCTGTTTGGGAGTATGTGGTCCTTTTGGCCGTCCCGATGATGCTCTTCGGTGCCGACCTGCGGCGTATTTGGCGCGAGAGCGGCCGGACGTTCTTGGCGTTTCACTTAGCCGCGTTTGGAACCGGTTTAGGGGCAACGCTGGCGATTGCCCTGATGGGCCGGGTAATGCCCGAGCCTCTGGCCATCGGCAGCATGATGACCGGCTCCTACATCGGCGGCACGGTCAACTTCGTCGCCATGGCCGACCAGTTCCACGTGAGCCAAAACGTGATGAACGCGGCGATCGTGGCGGATAACCTGAACATGACGCTGTACTTCTTCGTGCTTTTTGCCATTCCGACGGTCGCCTTTTTCCGGCGCCATTTCCCCACCCCCTACGAGACGAAAGCCAACGAGTTGGTGGACGCGGCGGCCAATCGGGCGGCGGCGTACTGGGGACGCAAGGAAATATCCCTGTTGGACATTGCCAAGGTCGTAGGAACCGGTTTCGTGCTGGCGGCTGTGAGCGTCAAACTGGCCAGCTGGGTCGGAGGCATGGCGTCGCTGCCGACTGTGGTGCGCGCGATTTTTGGCAGCAAGTACTTTGTCGTCACCACGCTGACCGTGATTGCCGTGACCTGTTCGCCCAAGTATTTTGCCGAATGCCGGGGTTCGAACGAGATCGGCACGTTCTTAATTTATATTTTCCTCGTCGTCATCGGCGCGCCGGCCTCGATCGGGGCGATTATCCGCCAAAGCCCGATCCTTCTCGTGTTCTGCGCCTTTGTGGTGTGCTGCAACATGCTCGTCACCCTAGCGCTTGGAAAACTTTTCCGGTTCAACTTGGAAGAGCTTCTCGTCGCGTCAAACGCCACAGTCGGCGGCCCCACCACGGCTGCGGCGATGGCTATCTCCAAGGGCTGGAGCGACCTCGTCCTGCCGGCGATGCTCGTGGGCGTTTGGGGATACGTGATCGGCAACTGGTGCGCCGTCTTTTTAGGTCAGCTCGTGTTCCCTTCGGTTCTGTAA
- a CDS encoding cation diffusion facilitator family transporter — translation MDRTERLTKISRLGLGCNALLALLKTLGGFFGGSAALLADGFNSVADVGTDLAALWGLRLVRQPVDWDHPYGHGKFETLVAASMGAALLAIGGGMFAGGVRGFFSILRGETFERPDLWTIWIGLFTVGLKEWLYRRTKRAADETGSVLLLSKAWDHRSDSLATCVVLVGLAGALWFGRWGALLDPLGACAVSLLVISVGWKTSRQAFHELTDGAPLELEAKIVAVIRSCPGVISFHHLRFRALGGYLAMDFHVLLSPDITLKQAHDIATDVEKALRQEFGPNTLVTIHEEPADRGPSN, via the coding sequence GTGGACCGAACAGAACGGCTGACAAAAATATCCCGGCTTGGACTGGGGTGCAACGCCCTGCTCGCGCTGCTTAAAACGCTCGGCGGCTTTTTCGGCGGCAGCGCGGCCCTTTTAGCCGACGGCTTCAACTCTGTCGCCGACGTGGGAACTGACTTGGCGGCGCTCTGGGGTCTGCGGCTCGTCCGCCAGCCGGTTGACTGGGATCACCCGTACGGACACGGCAAGTTCGAGACGCTCGTCGCGGCCAGCATGGGCGCGGCGCTCCTTGCCATCGGCGGAGGCATGTTCGCCGGCGGCGTCCGCGGGTTCTTCTCAATTCTTCGCGGAGAAACTTTTGAGCGGCCAGACCTGTGGACCATCTGGATCGGACTTTTCACTGTCGGCCTAAAAGAATGGCTCTACCGCCGAACAAAACGGGCCGCCGACGAAACTGGGAGCGTCCTTCTGCTCAGCAAGGCGTGGGATCATCGAAGCGACTCGCTGGCTACATGCGTCGTGTTGGTCGGCTTAGCCGGCGCCCTCTGGTTTGGCCGCTGGGGCGCTCTGCTTGACCCGCTGGGAGCCTGTGCCGTGAGTCTGCTGGTCATTTCCGTCGGCTGGAAAACATCGCGCCAGGCGTTTCACGAGCTGACCGACGGCGCCCCGCTCGAACTGGAAGCGAAAATTGTCGCGGTCATTCGCTCCTGTCCCGGCGTCATCAGCTTTCATCATCTTCGGTTCCGCGCGCTGGGCGGGTACTTGGCGATGGATTTCCACGTTCTCCTTTCACCGGACATCACCCTCAAACAGGCCCACGACATTGCGACCGACGTCGAGAAAGCGCTGCGTCAGGAATTTGGCCCCAACACGCTGGTCACGATTCACGAAGAACCAGCTGACCGCGGGCCCAGTAATTGA
- a CDS encoding sodium-dependent transporter yields MQSSQKRDSFKSRAGFIWACVGSAVGMGNIWLFPYRVGQLGGAAFLIPYFIAVALLGYSGVIEEMAFGRAMRSGPIGAFEKVMSRRGLKGGAILGYIPVVGALGIAVGYSVVVGWIIKFFVQSASGLVTSAPDSGAFFGAVAGPMGSLGWHTAAILLTLFVMAAGVSRGIERLNKAIMPLFFLMFALLALRVAFLPGALDGYKFLVHPDFQVLWTPKTWVYALGQAFFSLSIAGSGTLVYGSYLKDDVDIVSSAKSVAFFDTVAALLAAVVILPATFAHQVAPTAGPPLMFIVMPEIFKGIPASALFCTIFFFAALCAGLTSLVNLYEAPIEALQNRFGLSRAASVAVITLAGLALGIALEDGARLGAWMDLISIYVLPLGALLAAVMFFWIGGSGFAADQIRLGRNGNLSPLIVPLGKYVFCGLTILVFVMGIRLGGIG; encoded by the coding sequence TTGCAGTCTTCACAGAAAAGAGATTCTTTTAAAAGCCGAGCCGGGTTCATCTGGGCATGCGTCGGTTCAGCGGTCGGCATGGGCAATATCTGGCTGTTTCCGTACCGGGTCGGGCAGCTCGGCGGGGCGGCGTTCCTGATCCCGTATTTTATCGCCGTGGCCTTGCTGGGCTATTCGGGCGTCATCGAGGAAATGGCGTTCGGCCGGGCGATGAGGTCCGGGCCGATCGGAGCGTTCGAGAAGGTCATGAGCCGCCGAGGCCTGAAAGGCGGCGCCATTCTAGGCTATATCCCCGTCGTGGGCGCTTTAGGAATCGCCGTCGGGTACTCGGTAGTCGTCGGCTGGATCATCAAGTTCTTCGTCCAGTCCGCCTCAGGTCTCGTCACGTCAGCTCCCGACAGCGGCGCTTTCTTCGGCGCCGTCGCCGGACCGATGGGCAGTTTAGGCTGGCACACCGCCGCGATCCTCTTGACGCTCTTCGTCATGGCGGCCGGCGTGAGCAGGGGAATTGAACGGCTGAACAAGGCGATCATGCCGCTGTTTTTTCTCATGTTCGCCCTGTTGGCCCTCCGAGTGGCCTTTCTGCCGGGAGCCCTCGACGGGTACAAGTTCCTCGTCCACCCGGACTTTCAAGTCCTTTGGACGCCTAAGACGTGGGTCTACGCCCTCGGCCAGGCGTTCTTCTCCCTGTCCATTGCCGGCAGCGGCACGCTGGTCTACGGCAGCTATCTGAAAGACGACGTCGATATCGTCTCGTCCGCCAAATCTGTGGCGTTCTTCGACACAGTCGCCGCCCTGCTGGCAGCGGTCGTCATTCTTCCCGCCACGTTCGCCCATCAGGTCGCTCCGACGGCCGGACCGCCGCTCATGTTCATCGTGATGCCAGAAATTTTCAAAGGGATTCCCGCCAGCGCGCTCTTCTGCACCATATTCTTTTTCGCCGCCCTCTGCGCCGGCCTGACGTCGCTGGTCAACCTGTACGAGGCTCCGATCGAAGCGCTTCAGAACCGGTTTGGCCTCTCACGGGCCGCGTCGGTTGCGGTCATCACTTTGGCCGGTCTGGCCTTGGGAATCGCGCTGGAAGACGGGGCCCGTCTCGGCGCGTGGATGGACCTGATCAGCATTTACGTCCTGCCGCTGGGCGCCCTGCTCGCCGCCGTGATGTTCTTCTGGATCGGCGGAAGCGGGTTTGCGGCCGACCAAATTCGGCTGGGACGAAACGGAAATCTTTCGCCGCTGATCGTCCCGCTGGGCAAGTACGTTTTCTGCGGCCTGACGATCCTCGTGTTCGTCATGGGCATTCGGCTTGGGGGCATCGGCTAG